In the genome of Macrobrachium nipponense isolate FS-2020 chromosome 42, ASM1510439v2, whole genome shotgun sequence, one region contains:
- the LOC135213367 gene encoding uncharacterized protein LOC135213367 — MGHCVALDVYTKSFDDVIENVARKYKCIDDTLLYDMSVEQVFWYLFDFLEVCEKHGITLNPSKFKFCKREVKFVGYQVGWDTYQPTADRLSAVKDFPMPSELSITDIRAWHGLVNQLAPFMATAPVMAPFGDLLKKPSKKKNYWDDQAATRIREGCPNLTLFTDHGPLVNLFGNRELKDISNPRLFRLKEKTLQYHFSIKYLPGKRNCAAEILSRYPSLRAKPEDKDLELSDDLKVAMVMSLAAALEVEDVVVMDQETVLRAARDDPVYQLLLTRVYNGDWPQSKSQELECLKPFCGAREWLAVSGELITYTYDQGCVRLVIPESLRQQVAANMHSGHQGLESMLRWAHQSVYWSDITGDLEHQRAKCQVCETYTPSQQQEHLIITPPPEYPFQQLWWTC; from the exons ATGGGGCATTGTGTGGCTCTGGACGTGTACACGAAAAGTTTTGATGATGTCATAGAAAACGTTGCCAGAAAgtacaagtgcattgatgatacCCTACTATATGACATGAGTGTTGAACAAGTGTTTTGGTATCTGTTTGATTTTTTGGAGGTGTGTGAGAAACATGGGATTACACTAAATCCGTCTAAATTCAAGTTTTGTAAACGTGAAGTAAAATTTGTGGGTTATCAGGTGGGTTGGGATACCTACCAACCAACAGCTGATAGGCTATCAGCTGTCAAAGATTTCCCCATGCCGTCGGAGCTGTCTATAACTGACATTCGTGCATGGCATGGATTAGTGAATCAGCTGGCCCCATTCATGGCAACGGCCCCTGTGATGGCTCCATTTGGGGATCTGCTTAAGAaaccatcaaagaaaaaaaattattgggatGATCAAGCTGCAACGAGAATTCGAGAAG GTTGTCCAAATTTGACATTGTTTACGGACCATGGTCCCTTAGTAAATTTGTTTGGTAATAGGGAGTTAAAGGATATTTCTAATCCCAGATTATTTAGGTTAAAGGAAAAGACATTGCAGTATCATTTCAGCATAAAATACTTGCCTGGAAAAAGAAACTGTGCAGCCGAAATACTCTCCCGCTATCCCTCACTCCGTGCCAAGCCAGAAGACAAAGATTTGGAACTCAGCGATGACCTCAAGGTTGCTATGGTAATGTCCTTGGCGGCAGCGCTTGAGGTGGAGGACGTCGTCGTGATGGATCAAGAGACTGTCCTCAGGGCAGCTCGAGATGACCCGGTGTACCAGTTACTACTGACGAGAGTTTACAACGGTGATTGGCCTCAGAGTAAGAGTCAAGAGCTTGAGTGTTTAAAACCTTTCTGTGGTGCGCGAGAATGGTTAGCGGTATCAGGCGAACTGATAACATATACCTATGACCAAGGATGTGTACGTTTGGTCATCCCAGAAAGTTTACGGCAGCAGGTAGCGGCTAACATGCACAGCGGGCATCAAGGTCTCGAATCTATGTTAAGATGGGCCCATCAGTCAGTGTATTGGTCAGACATAACAGGCGACTTGGAGCATCAAAGGGCAAAGTGTCAAGTATGTGAGACGTACACCCCATCGCAGCAGCAAGAACATTTGATCATAACGCCCCCACCAGAGTACCCCTTTCAACAATTGTGGTGGACCTGCTGA
- the LOC135213368 gene encoding CD63 antigen-like — MADPQMIGCGPLTVKYLVFSFNLIFCLSGYLLIAIGGVAQGFFHQYIQFFEGQYETPAIGLIVLGAVILAVSFFGCCGAKRESVIMLWIFVGFLAVILLCEIAAVITVAVLRRDAEKLVQENLNETMSHYEDPKALPTVVWNEMQHKLRCCGVTSYLDWESTPYGTRVSGVPDSCCVVQTPGCGHYVFGSASGGNVSVVVPNVHSGGCYQALHDAAESNIGAIGGVIAGLALVQVLGVCMSACLIKSARQRYESVDSQRVTE, encoded by the coding sequence ATGGCAGATCCCCAAATGATAGGCTGTGGACCACTGACTGTCAAGTATCTCGTCTTTTCCTTTAACCTGATTTTCTGCCTGTCAGGATACCTGCTGATAGCAATCGGTGGAGTTGCCCAGGGTTTCTTCCACCAGTACATCCAGTTTTTTGAGGGCCAGTACGAAACCCCTGCCATAGGTTTAATTGTCCTCGGTGCTGTCATCCTGGCTGTGTCTTTCTTCGGGTGCTGTGGGGCgaagagagagagtgtcattATGCTGTGGATTTTCGTTGGTTTTTTGGCTGTGATTCTGCTCTGCGAAATTGCTGCTGTCATCACCGTAGCTGTGTTGCGACGTGACGCCGAAAAGCTCGTGCAGGAGAACTTGAATGAGACGATGAGCCATTACGAAGACCCGAAGGCTCTTCCCACGGTGGTTTGGAATGAGATGCAACACAAACTCAGATGCTGCGGAGTGACGAGCTACCTCGACTGGGAGAGCACACCTTACGGGACCCGTGTCAGTGGTGTCCCTGACTCCTGCTGTGTCGTACAAACGCCTGGCTGCGGCCACTACGTCTTTGGGTCTGCGTCGGGTGGAAATGTCTCCGTCGTCGTTCCGAACGTTCACTCGGGAGGGTGCTACCAAGCCCTTCATGACGCCGCAGAGAGTAACATAGGAGCTATTGGTGGTGTGATTGCCGGCTTGGCCCTTGTACAGGTCTTGGGGGTGTGCATGTCCGCTTGCCTTATCAAGTCTGCGAGGCAGCGCTACGAAAGTGTAGACTCGCAGAGGGTCACTGAGTGA